From Phenylobacterium montanum, the proteins below share one genomic window:
- a CDS encoding lysozyme has translation MTIAQSQVSQAGLALLMEFEGYRRRAARLADGRWTIGYGHTLSAREGAEVSEEDAKALLVYDLRGVAAVLEDLVFTPLNQNQFDALACFAFNIGVENFRHSAVLKLVNEGYLLQAAYALEHWRRAEIDGEVLVVDGLVRRRAAEKALFLTPIGGWTPAPSAVVPPQLDHEPGHHGLNSHTVDLHADLTGEIARVERLGAPPPLDPTPILASIFSPEADAVEPFPGTPQTEPRPLAETVAAALAELPPIAPAPALPPPTQQAPPQLEAELLADSRRPPVRAQFAEFDYAVAEIERGSHWSWIGLGLLGVAVFAVSLFWALSARGQAGPFSPQVIGTLMALAGVACVVCAVYSLVQAYLGRDD, from the coding sequence GTGACGATTGCTCAAAGCCAGGTCTCGCAAGCGGGACTCGCGCTCCTGATGGAGTTCGAGGGCTATCGCCGCCGCGCCGCGCGCCTGGCCGATGGGCGCTGGACCATCGGCTATGGCCACACGCTGAGCGCGCGCGAAGGGGCGGAGGTCAGCGAGGAAGACGCCAAAGCGCTGCTGGTCTATGACCTGCGCGGCGTGGCCGCGGTGCTGGAAGACCTGGTCTTTACGCCGCTGAACCAGAACCAGTTCGACGCTTTGGCCTGCTTCGCCTTCAACATCGGCGTCGAGAATTTTCGTCACTCGGCCGTGCTGAAGCTGGTCAACGAGGGCTATCTGCTGCAGGCGGCCTACGCGCTGGAGCACTGGCGCCGCGCCGAGATCGACGGCGAGGTGCTGGTGGTCGACGGCCTGGTGCGGCGTCGTGCTGCGGAAAAGGCCCTGTTCCTCACCCCGATCGGCGGCTGGACTCCGGCCCCCAGCGCGGTCGTTCCGCCGCAGCTGGATCATGAGCCCGGCCACCACGGCCTGAACAGCCACACGGTCGATCTGCACGCCGACTTGACTGGCGAGATCGCCCGTGTCGAGCGCCTCGGCGCCCCGCCGCCGCTCGATCCGACGCCGATCCTGGCCTCGATCTTCTCGCCCGAGGCGGACGCCGTCGAGCCGTTCCCTGGAACCCCGCAGACGGAACCCAGGCCGCTGGCCGAGACGGTCGCCGCGGCCCTTGCCGAATTGCCGCCGATCGCGCCGGCCCCGGCCTTGCCCCCACCCACGCAGCAGGCGCCGCCGCAGCTGGAGGCGGAGCTCCTCGCAGATAGCCGCCGGCCGCCGGTTAGGGCCCAGTTCGCCGAATTCGACTACGCGGTGGCCGAGATCGAGCGCGGGAGCCATTGGTCCTGGATCGGCCTGGGCCTTCTGGGCGTGGCGGTGTTCGCCGTCTCGCTGTTCTGGGCCCTCAGCGCCAGGGGCCAGGCCGGACCGTTCAGCCCGCAGGTGATCGGAACCCTGATGGCGCTAGCCGGGGTCGCCTGCGTGGTCTGCGCCGTCTATTCGCTGGTCCAGGCCTATCTCGGCCGGGACGACTGA
- a CDS encoding isovaleryl-CoA dehydrogenase encodes MIPNHGPNLDFGLGETADQIRDVTAKFAADRIAPLAAEIDQSNSFPRALWPEMGELGLHGITVEEEWGGLGLGYLEHVVAMEEVSRASASIGLSYGAHSNLCVNQIRRWGTPEQKSRYLPKLISGEHVGALAMSEAGSGSDVISMKLRADKRGDRYVLNGTKFWITNAPHADTLVVYAKTEPDKASRGVTAFLIEKGFKGFSCAQKLDKLGMRGSDTGELVFEDVEVPEENILGPLNGGAGVLMSGLDYERAVLSAGPLGIMQACLDVVLPYVRERKQFGQPIGAFQLMQGKVADMYVALSSARAYVYSVARACDAGQTTRFDAAGAILLASENAVKVALEAIQALGGAGYTKDYPVERLLRDAKLYDIGAGTNEIRRYLIGRELVGG; translated from the coding sequence ATGATCCCAAATCACGGTCCCAACCTGGATTTCGGCCTCGGCGAGACCGCCGACCAGATCCGCGACGTCACCGCCAAGTTCGCCGCCGACCGCATCGCGCCGCTGGCGGCCGAGATCGACCAGTCCAACAGCTTCCCGCGCGCCCTATGGCCAGAGATGGGCGAGCTCGGCCTGCACGGGATCACCGTGGAGGAGGAGTGGGGCGGCCTCGGGCTCGGCTATCTCGAGCACGTAGTGGCGATGGAAGAAGTCTCGCGCGCCTCCGCCTCGATCGGACTGTCCTACGGCGCGCACTCGAACCTCTGCGTCAACCAGATCCGCCGCTGGGGCACGCCGGAGCAGAAGAGCCGCTATCTGCCGAAGCTGATCAGCGGCGAGCATGTCGGCGCCCTGGCCATGAGCGAGGCCGGCTCGGGCTCGGACGTGATCTCCATGAAGCTGCGCGCCGACAAGCGCGGCGACCGCTATGTCCTGAACGGCACCAAGTTCTGGATCACCAACGCCCCGCACGCCGACACCCTGGTGGTCTACGCCAAGACCGAACCGGACAAGGCCAGCCGCGGGGTCACCGCCTTCCTGATCGAGAAGGGCTTCAAGGGCTTCTCCTGCGCCCAGAAGCTGGACAAGCTCGGCATGCGCGGCTCGGACACGGGCGAGCTGGTGTTCGAGGACGTGGAGGTTCCGGAGGAGAACATCCTGGGGCCGCTCAATGGCGGCGCCGGTGTCTTGATGAGCGGGCTCGACTACGAGCGGGCGGTGCTGTCGGCTGGTCCGCTCGGCATCATGCAGGCCTGCCTGGACGTGGTTCTGCCCTACGTCCGCGAACGCAAGCAGTTCGGCCAGCCGATTGGCGCCTTCCAGCTGATGCAGGGCAAGGTGGCGGACATGTATGTCGCCCTGAGCTCCGCCCGCGCCTATGTCTATTCCGTGGCCCGGGCCTGCGACGCCGGCCAGACCACCCGTTTCGACGCCGCCGGCGCAATCCTCCTGGCCAGCGAGAATGCGGTGAAGGTGGCGCTGGAGGCCATCCAGGCCCTGGGCGGGGCCGGCTACACCAAGGACTATCCGGTCGAGCGCCTGTTGCGCGACGCCAAGCTCTACGACATCGGCGCCGGCACCAACGAGATCCGCCGCTATCTGATCGGCCGTGAACTGGTGGGGGGCTGA